The following coding sequences are from one Carassius auratus strain Wakin chromosome 15, ASM336829v1, whole genome shotgun sequence window:
- the LOC113114971 gene encoding biogenesis of lysosome-related organelles complex 1 subunit 3, translating to MASNKFQIVVQGEASETDSDDEVYMTSAPPVHASSSSSSGLKVAGEASETDSEGEEDRARRLASESHQQMLRKDLPPLIVIRNTPASPSRQEDKSSPVSRPDSGRFNTLLQQKLQESNARLCTDVNQSLKQVYQNAARDIRQATAHLNNSQTGIINASHSIRLILEDLKSVSEKIDIITSCHLLPDITMPNTLPEQSQSSA from the coding sequence ATGGCAAGCAACAAATTCCAGATCGTGGTACAGGGAGAGGCATCTGAGACGGACTCAGATGATGAAGTGTACATGACCTCTGCTCCTCCTGTCCAtgcttcatcatcctcatcatcaggGCTGAAGGTGGCAGGAGAGGCGTCCGAGACCGACAGCGAGGGCGAAGAGGACAGAGCTCGCAGACTGGCTTCAGAAAGCCATCAACAGATGCTCCGCAAAGATTTGCCTCCTCTCATCGTGATCAGAAACACACCTGCGTCTCCGTCCAGACAGGAGGACAAATCGTCGCCTGTGTCCAGACCTGATTCAGGTAGGTTTAACACACTACTCCAGCAGAAACTGCAGGAGAGCAATGCGCGATTGTGCACGGACGTCAATCAAAGCCTGAAACAGGTGTATCAGAACGCAGCACGGGACATAAGACAGGCCACTGCTCACCTCAACAACTCTCAGACAGGCATTATTAACGCGTCCCACAGCATCAGGCTCATACTGGAGGACCTGAAGTCAGTGTCTGAGAAGATCGACATCATTACCAGCTGTCATCTGCTGCCGGACATCACCATGCCAAACACACTGCCTGAACAATCCCAATCAAGTGCTTAG
- the slc19a3a gene encoding thiamine transporter 1, producing METLKRWMKDWKYPTSLLCIYGFFSTVKPLEPFLIPFLTGPDKNLTIEQVTNQIFPVWTYSYLTTLVPVFLLTDWLRYKPVAVFQCLALFSTTAMLLWCNGVLEMQAMQFTYGVVTSCDVAYFTYLYSMVELKHYLKATSYCRTAQLLGYTVGSVLGQILVSLELMSYNNILVFTLVLTGIALIGSILLPMPKTSMFFHKTRSARGETDGEGHVGIEEDLQSNGQKVGVEMDGAKQQQQISEVSTECDNTSAKSFKKGGGCCDVLLRLWRDFLQCFSSRTLLIWSVWWALSTCGYNQTVNYVQSLWEYVEPSSNFTVYNGGVEAFSNLFGAGAAYGIGFSSADWSRWGELALGVLSALEGGALFAMVFSGNIWVCYCGYIIFKSLYMLLITIAMFQIAAGLNLERYALVFGANTFCALVLQTIITSVVVDSGGLGVDIVTQFTIYAAYFSIIALIFFLSGLYTAMCRKPETETLRENLEETFKAEDDSQIIIGTNF from the exons ATGGAAACTCTGAAGCGTTGGATGAAGGACTGGAAGTATCCCACTTCTCTGTTATGCATCTATGGGTTCTTCAGCACAGTAAAGCCTTTAGAACCATTTCTCATCCCATTCCTAACTGGACCAGACAAGAACCTAACCATTGAGCAG GTAACCAATCAGATATTCCCAGTGTGGACGTACTCGTACCTGACAACGCTGGTTCCTGTCTTCCTCCTCACTGATTGGCTACGTTACAAACCTGTGGCGGTCTTCCAGTGTTTAGCCCTGTTCTCCACTACGGCGATGTTGCTTTGGTGTAATGGGGTCCTAGAGATGCAGGCCATGCAGTTTACATATGGAGTGGTGACGTCGTGTGACGTTGCTTACTTCACATACCTCTACAGCATGGTGGAGTTGAAGCATTACCTGAAAGCCACCTCATACTGCCGGACTGCCCAGCTGCTGGGCTACACCGTTGGTTCAGTATTGGGCCAAATCCTAGTCTCTTTGGAACTGATGTCTTATAACAACATTCTAGTCTTTACACTGGTTCTAACTGGTATTGCTTTGATCGGCTCCATTCTGCTCCCAATGCCCAAGACAAGTATGTTCTTCCACAAAACGAGGAGTGCTAGAGGAGAGACTGATGGTGAAGGGCATGTTGGGATAGAGGAAGATCTTCAGAGCAATGGCCAAAAAGTTGGTGTAGAGATGGATGGAGCCAAACAGCAGCAGCAAATATCAGAAGTTTCCACTGAATGTGATAATACAAGTGCAAAAAGTTTCAAGAAAG GTGGTGGCTGCTGTGATGTTCTGCTCCGGTTGTGGAGGGACTTCCTGCAGTGTTTCTCCTCACGTACACTGCTTATCTGGTCAGTGTGGTGGGCACTGTCTACATGCGGCTACAACCAGACGGTGAACTACGTCCAGTCACTGTGGGAGTATGTGGAGCCGTCGAGTAACTTCACGGTCTACAATGGAGGAGTGGAGGCCTTCTCAAACCTGTTTG GGGCGGGGGCGGCATACGGTATCGGTTTTTCATCCGCAGACTGGTCTCGCTGGGGAGAGTTGGCTCTGGGAGTGCTCTCGGCCCTGGAGGGCGGCGCTCTCTTTGCTATGGTCTTCAGCGGAAACATCTGGGTCTGCTACTGTGGCTACATCATCTTTAAGAGCCTGTACATGCTGCTTATCACCATTGCCAT GTTCCAGATAGCAGCTGGGTTGAACTTGGAGCGTTACGCCCTTGTGTTCGGAGCCAACACTTTCTGTGCGCTGGTCCTCCAGACAATCATCACTTCAGTGGTGGTGGATAGTGGCGGGCTTGGGGTGGATATTGTCACACAG TTTACCATCTACGCGGCATATTTTTCTATTATTGCACTAATTTTCTTCTTGAGTGGTTTGTATACCGCAATGTGCCGAAAACCTGAGACGGAAACACTGAGAGAAAATCTAgaagaaacatttaaagcagAAGATGATTCACAAATCATCATCGGAACAAATTTCTGA